The following are from one region of the Trichoderma breve strain T069 chromosome 5, whole genome shotgun sequence genome:
- a CDS encoding sugar transporter domain-containing protein, with translation MEKSLAVAHAEDLPIEPNEKLAINEVADKAKQGAEAEHNLHPLKALRLYPKAIFWCLVVSACVIMEGYDTNLLSNFYAYPEFAKKYGHFNEATNNYQLSAPWQAGLGNASNVGSFFGTLLNGYLVLRFGHVKVILGSLATMSAFVFIVFFAPNTKVLLVGELLCGLPWGIFATTAPAYASEVLPMTLRVYLTSWTNMCFIIGQLISAGIFAGLVNNTTEWSYRIPFAVQWVWPGRHEEAKESLRKLRSNPSEEELQESLNLIIYTNNLEEQLSVGTSYWDCFKGFELRRTEIACMVFAGQVLSGINFAYNSTYFFQQVGLTTEQTYHLGVGGNGMALFGTIVSWVLIMPYFGRRTTYVVGMGVMSAILIIIGGLNAKTSNHHVGLAQAILTLVWTFVFQLSAGQLARNAYAVTGIVAGVLQPYFMNPTQWNLKGYTGFVWGGTAFVTFVWAYFRLPESKDRTYEELDILFARNVPARKFASYKIDAFQNDALP, from the exons ATGGAGAAATCACTGGCCGTGGCCCACGCGGAAGATCTTCCCATTGAGCCCAATGAGAAGCTCGCCATCAATGAGGTTgctgacaaggccaagcaggGTGCCGAGGCCGAGCACAACCTGCATCCTCTCAAGGCTCTGCGCCTCTATCCCAAGGCCATCTTCTGGTGCCTAGTTGTGTCTGCCTGTGTCATTATGGAGGGTTATGATACAAACCTCTTGAGCAACTTCTACGCCTACCCCGAATTCGCTAAGAAATACGGCCACTTTAACGAGGCAACCAACAATTATCAGCTCTCAGCCCCCTGGCAGGCTGGTTTAGGCAATGCTTCCAACGTCGGCTCCTTCTTCGGTACTCTTCTCAATGGCTATCTCGTTCTCAGATTCGGTCACGTTAAAGTTATTCTGGGCTCCTTGGCTACCATGAGCGCTTTCGTCttcattgtcttctttgcGCCAAACACAAAAGTCCTGCTTGTCGGCGAGTTGCTGTGTGGCCTGCCGTGGGGCATCTTTGCCACAACCGCGCCGGCATATGCTTCCGAAGTCCTACCAATGACTTTGCGTGTGTACTTGACCAGCTGGACCAACATGTGCTTTATCATTGGTCAGCTTATCTCGGCCGGTATCTTCGCTGGCCTCGTCAACAATACGACTGAGTGGTCTTATCGGATTCCTTTTGCCGTCCAGTGGGTTTGGCCC GGCCGCCacgaagaggccaaggagtCGTTGCGAAAGCTCCGATCAAATCCCTCCGAGGAAGAGCTACAGGAGAGTCTCAACTTGATTATCTACACCAATAACCTAGAAGAACAGCTTTCTGTCGGCACATCGTACTGGGATTGCTTTAAGGGCTTTGAGCTTCGCCGAACTGAGATTGCCTGCATGGTGTTTGCCGGTCAGGTCCTTTCCGGTATCAACTTTGCCTACAACTCAACCTACTTTTTCCAGCAGGTTGGTCTCACCACAGAACAGACCTATCACCTCGGTGTCGGTGGAAACGGCATGGCTCTGTTTGGCACCATCGTGTCTTGGGTCCTCATTATGCCTTACTTCGGACGTCGTACGACATATGTTGTTGGCATGGGCGTCATGTCGGctatcctcatcatcattggcggCCTCAACGCTAAAACAAGCAACCACCACGTCGGCTTGGCCCAGGCCATCTTGACATTGGTGTGGACCTTTGTCTTCCAGCTATCAGCCGGTCAGCTCG CTCGTAATGCGTACGCTGTCACTGGTATCGTCGCCGGTGTCTTGCAGCCATATTTCATGAACCCGACGCAGTGGAACCTCAAGGGCTACACTGGCTTCGTCTGGGGCGGCACTGCATTCGTCACCTTTGTTTGGGCTTATTTCCGGTTGCCAGAGTCCAAGGACCGGACATATGAAGAGCTGGACATTTTGTTTGCCCGCAACGTTCCAGCAAGGAAGTTTGCCAGCTACAAGATTGATGCCTTCCAGAACGATGCTCTGCCAtaa
- a CDS encoding alpha galactosidase A domain-containing protein — MRFPAKEGLLVALSASGVRAVNNGLARTPQMGWNNWNTFACSVSSTLLTNTAKLLTEYGLQDLGYKYVVLDDCWSSGRDADGKLVADTTKFPDGMGAVAEELHGQGFLFGMYSSAGEMTCARYAGSLDYEENDAQSFADWGVDYLKYDNCYHMGRFGTPLISFNRFNEMAKALKKTGRSILYSLCSWGEDYVHTWGGSIANSWRISACIAPGTHCSVLAIINKVAPYIDRGLPGGWNDLDMLEVGHGGMTEEEYKAHFSMWAALKSPLLLGNDLRKLTASSLAIINNPAIIALNQDPRGRAVQRISRNLDVPKDRHGVGETHVWSGPLANGDQVVIFLNAADTDLDMSVSLEDVFIMDGVGTAPQVKQDWAIHDLWGSSGSRMSSHDAQTLLDAKDADARRSLLQTKLDWYNATELPYAQGLSRRDPRLFGERIGAVEAGGIISARVPRHAAKVFRLQSTSGEDTTRKSLLKDEL; from the exons ATGAGGTTTCCTGCTAAAGAAGGGCTTCTCGTGGCCCTCTCTGCGAGCGGCGTCCGGGCCGTAAACAACGGACTGGCGAGAACTCCCCAGATGGGATGG AACAACTGGAACACGTTTGCCTGCTCCGTCTCGTCGACCCTCCTCACCAACACGGCCAAGCTGCTCACGGAATACGGGCTGCAGGACCTGGGCTACAAGTACGTGGTGCTAGACGACTGCTGGTCGTCGGGCCGCGACGCCGACGGGAAGCTCGTCGCGGACACCACCAAGTTCCCGGACGGCATGGGCGCggtggcggaggagctgcATGGGCAGGGGTTTCTGTTTGGGATGTACTCGAGCGCGGGCGAGATGACATGCGCGCGATATG CTGGATCCCTCGATTACGAAGAAAACGATGCTCAGAGCTTCGCCGACTGGGGTGTCGACTACCTCAAGTACGACAACTGCTATCATATGGGCCGGTTCGGCACGCCCCTCATCTCCTTTAACCGCTTCAATGAGATGGCCAAGGCGCTCAAGAAGACGGGCCGGTCCATCCTGTACAGCCTATGCAGCTGGGGCGAGGACTACGTCCACACT TGGGGAGGATCCATTGCCAATTCCTGGCGCATCTCGG CGTGTATCGCCCCCGGCACGCACTGCTCCGtcctggccatcatcaacaaggtgGCTCCCTACATCGACCGAGGCCTGCCGGGCGGGTGGAACGACTTGGACATGCTGGAAGTTGGCCACGGCGGCATGACGGAAGAAGAG TACAAAGCCCATTTCTCCATGTGGGCGGCGCTCAAGTCCCCCCTGCTCCTCGGCAACGACCTCCGCAAGTTAACGGCTTCCTCTCTCGCCATTATCAACAACCCCGCCATCATTGCCCTCAACCAGGATCCCCGTGGCCGCGCCGTCCAGCGCATCTCGCGCAATCTCGACGTTCCCAAGGACCGCCACGGTGTAGGTGAAACGCACGTCTGGAGCGGCCCCCTGGCCAACGGCGACCaggtcgtcatcttcctcaacgCCGCCGACACAGACCTCGACATGTCCGTCTCGCTCGAGGacgtcttcatcatggacggCGTGGGCACCGCCCCGCAGGTCAAGCAGGACTGGGCCATCCACGACCTGTGGGGTAGCAGCGGCTCTCGCATGAGCTCGCATGACGCTCAAACCCTGCTCGACGCCAAGGATGCGGACGCTCGTCGCTCGCTGCTGCAGACCAAGCTCGACTGGTACAACGCGACGGAGCTCCCCTATGCCCAGGGCCTGAGCCGTCGGGACCCACGGCTGTTTGGCGAGCGGATTGGCGCCGTCGAGGCCGGTGGCATCATCAGTGCCAGGGTGCCGAGACATGCAGCCAAGGTGTTTAGGCTGCAGAGCACCAGCGGAGAGGATACCACCAGGAAGAGCCTTCTCAAGGACGAGCTTTGA
- a CDS encoding mpv17 / PMP22 family domain-containing protein — MDSKVTAATVQATVLNALSGVFAQGILAYRRGTFDGVDLSSILRFIVYTVLTTPPNYRWQEFLEQTFPTTTEEKEDKSVKDKQVQDAVTGTGGKLNIANTAAKFILDQALGAPVNTLMFICLMGHMNLQSFNNILSSVISDFWPMLFAGYRVWPIVCLLNLVVVPFDYRQLVGSIAGLGWGVFLSLNQIK, encoded by the exons ATGGACTCCAAAGTCACGGCCGCAACCGTTCAGGCGACGGTGCTAAATGCCCTGTCCGGGGTCTTTGCCCAAGGCATTCTGGCATATCGCAGGGGG ACTTTCGATGGGGTTgatctctcttccatcttgcgCTTCATAGTGTACACGGTGCTCACAACACCTCCTAACTATAGGTGGCAGGAGTTCCTAGAGCAGACGTTTCCAACCACGacagaggaaaaagaagacaagtCTGTCAAAGACAAGCAAGTCCAAGATGCTGTGACAGGAACTGGCGGTAAGCTGAACATTGCCAACACGGCGGCCAAGTTCATCCTGGATCAAGCCCTTGGAGCACCAGTCAACACGCTCATGTTCATCTGCCTCATGGGCCACATGAACCTTCAAAGCTTTAACAACATCCTGAGCAGTGTCATCAGT GATTTCTGGCCCATGTTGTTCGCAGGCTATCGAGTGTGGCCGATCGTCTGTTTATTGAACTTGGTTGTCGTACCGTTTGACTACCGGCAGCTTGTTGGCAGCATTGCTGGCCTTGGATGGGGAGTattcctcagcctcaaccaGATAAAGTAG